Genomic DNA from Lutibacter sp. A80:
ATAATTCGATAACCTCTTTGGAACTCCATCTATATCCTCTTTGATATGACGGTATATAGAAATCGTATTCCTGTAACTCACTAATGGTTTTTAATTCTAATATGTTTTCCATTTTCAGTATCGTTTTTTTTTCATTACCCACAACGTGTTTGTATATGGTTTGTTGCGTGGTTAAGCAACTAAGTTAACAAATAAAAACCGAATAGAAAATCCGCGAGGATTTTCGTAAGTAGGCTATAACCAGCAATAAATTATATACGGTGTTGTAATGCGTTTTTTATTTCTGTTTATTCTACTTTCTTAAATTTCTGCCTATAATTCCAAAGATTAGTTCCGTCAGAATCATAATCTCTAATTACGAGTTCAGTTTTTGTCAATTTCTCGATAACATAATTTCTATTTCCTAAATTCAGAATCGAGTCATTTTTTTTGTATTTAAAATTCAATCCACCAATTGATTCAGAACCAGTAAAATCAGATTTTAGTTCAATAATTAATCCACTACAAGAGTATTCAAATTCATTTCCGTCAAAATCCGTACTTTTTGTAGTTCCGTCTTCAAGTTCTTTATGATAACATTCCCATTTTCCGACTAATTCGTTAGAAACGTTTTTCAAACCTACACAAGAAGTCAGAATTATTATTGAAATCGTAATTATGTGTTTCATTCAGATTGTTTTTTTAGTATTAAATTCCGATTCTAATTATCTTTTTAAATTCCTAAAATATTCTTTGTCAACCGTTAATTTCATTGCGATTTTCGATTTTCCGAAATGCATTACAACGGTGTTGTATATGGTTTGTAGCGTGCAAGTTAGCGATAATTATTCGGTTAAGCACAAGCCAGATTTTTAAATTTTACTATTTATCTTTTTATTTGGAAATCGTCAAATTTAAAAATTTGGCGACATTCCAAATATGTATTAACTTCGATTAAGCAACTACCAAGCTATGAGCTATATACGTTGTTAGCTACAGTTATTTATTCGGTTGTTGTTTCGGTTTTATTAATTTCATTAACTCTTTCTTTTTATACGGCATTCTCATTGTTCTTCGATTACTAATAAATCCGTAATCATTCCACATCAATTCCGCTCCATCTTCGATGTCTTCATAAACCGGCAACAATTCTCCGATACCAACAAAAATCCATTCCATTTCTATTTTGTCAGAATTCGTAAATTTATATTCCGCTTCTTTTCCTAGCTTTACAGCTTTATCAAATGCTTTTTCGGGCGAATCAGCCTTAATTAAATGATGATTTCCCCAAGTTGTAACTCTTCGCAATTCTTGCTTTTCATTTCGTTCAACAGGTTCGCATTTTTCAATAATCTCAACGATGTACCAATTCCCGTTTTTATTTGAAATCTTTTCTACGTTTTTCATTACTTTCTTAAATATTTTGAAAATACGTTTGCATATCGGTCGTCAAAACTCAATTTTGTTATATCCTCAAAATTGTGCTTTGTATTTTTCTTATCTAAAATGCCTTGAGCATTAAAATACCTTATCGAAATTGATTTTTTATTAATACGCTTTAACTGTCCAATGCAAAAAAAGTTTTGTTTAGGATGTTCGCATTCTGATATAATTGTCAATTCCGTTGCTTTTATATCTTTTGCTATTGAATTCCAATCCGTTAAATCAACTTTATATTTAGCTTTAACTTCACTCATTAATCCTTCTTCTTTTAATATTCGATGGATTGTTTTGTCATTCTTATTATATCTAACGTGTTTAATTGTTTGAATTGGAATGACTTGATAACCTAAAACTCTGAATTCATCTGTTTCTTGAAGTAATATAAAATCAGATGATTTGCTGAGGATAAATCCAGTAGAGATTCCCTCAAAACCACCTTTTTTCCTTGTCAGTCGAACGTAAAGTTTTTCAGAACAATGTTTCTCTAATTTTTCTATTACTTTTTCTTTTTTCACGGTTCTGTTTTAATTGTAGCTAACGACTTAGAGTATGAAAAGTAGCGTAAAAAACACACAGAATTTAGGATTAGTAAACTGGTTTAAAAACACAAAATTGGGTAAATGGCTCACCAAAAAGAAGCTATTTTTTATACGCACTGTTGCCCACAGTAAACGTTCAGATGATATTGTCATTTCGTACAAGTCTGGTTATGTTTATTTTAAAGATAAAAGTTTAAATCAAGAATACTCAATTCCATACGATTGGTTTAAAAAAATGTTTACTGATTTTTTAAAGGATTCAAGGACTTATTCAGTAAATACAGACTTGAATAAAAAAAACACTCCGTTATCTAATAAATCAGACCTATATTCAGGAGCATTAAAACCAAATTCAGAATTTTGGACTCCGAAAGAGGTTGTTGAAACTCTTTTAAGAGTTATCGAAAAACCAAACATCAAACAAAGTACTTTAGCAAATCATCTGATGATTTTATCGGTAGCCTTTTCCAAACAACACCTTTTGAACCACTCAAAAGAAAGTGAATTTTGCCAAGACTTATATCACTTATGTCAAAACCATATTTCAAATCATCAAAAATAATACACAATTAAAACCAATATTATGTCAAAAAATAAAAACACAGATAAAATCATAAAAGAATTTCTTTTTCATAGTTTATCAAATGAACAATTAGTCGGATTTAGAAAGTTTTTCTCTATCCACTCAAACAATGTAATGCTATTTGAAAATTCATCACAAATGGATGTTATGTCTGCTGAAATCAAAATTTTCGGTGGTGTTCTTTCAAGTGATTTTCCAGACCTTGATTCAATGAATCTAAAAATTGATGACAAATTCTTTTTGTTTCCAAATCGTTCGGAAGATAATCGAATAGTGTTAATGTCAAGTCTAAATGATTAAAATAGAGGAATATTTCAACTCCACTTTCTTTTTCAAATTTTTCTAATTCTTTTATTGAGTACTCTATTGATTTAGTGTACTCAACCTTTTTGTAATATGTTTTAACATTACTGCTTTTCTCAAAATCTTTTACAGTAAATAAATCATATTTAATTTACTGTTCTTGTTCTTCTCTCTCCATAGTGTTCCTTATTGTGGGCAACGTGATTGTGTATGAATAGTTTGGTTTAAAATACTAAATTATTCGGATTAAAAACTACACAATGTAATAGGAAACAGTAAATAGATTGAAGCACGAAGCCAAAATTATTTATACACGTTGTTGCAAAACGTTGGGTGTTATGTCATTAATCAGTACTAAATCAATTTTTTCAGATTCTATGGATTATCCTGAAAAACCGATAATGGTTATAGAAACAAAAATATTTGGTTTATTATTTTATAGAAAGAAAGTTTATAAAGCAAACTCTAATTCTGAAATTACTTTTCCAATTGATAAATAACTGTAAATACAGTTGATGTAGGTGTAATTATAATTTCAGTATTTGTAATGTTGTAGCCATCATTTAAATAATCTTGAATTTGTTCTATTTCAATAATTCTCGTATTATTTTTAACATCTCTTTCAATTACATTAGCGATTGATACTGCAATAAGTTTTTTCATATTTTTATTATTTATTAAATATTTATAAATAAAGCAAGTGGGTTTCAAATAAATTAGTTTCATCAAGAGCGCAACAGCACTGCTCATTACACCGAACAAAACTACCTCTGAGGGTCATTGTTCATACACTAACTTATCATTCACTCACTTGCTATCTTTAAATGTTTTTATTATTTATATTTAAGTCAATCACTTGTCTTGGATTAACTCTTTCGCCAGTATCAATTCTTATTAATTTACCTTCTTTAAAATAGAAGAAATGAGTTTCAAAAATTGCAATACCGCCTCTTACTACTCTTTTAGTTTTTTTATAAACTTCAACTCCTTCGTATGCCATTTCTAAAGTTGGGTATTTTACTTCTTGAATAAATTCCTTTTTTGTCATTCCGAGATAAGTAGAATCTGTAACAGATTTGTAGGCATCGCAGGAATAAATCAATAATGTTGTAATGAATACTATAATAATTTTTCTCATAGGGATAAATTTTCCTTCCTTACTCATAGCTTAAATGTTTTGCAACGTTTATGTATAAGGATAGTGCGGTTTTGTGTGCGAGGATTTTCCGCAGGAAAATCAAACGTAACAAAAGTGCACTAACTCTTGATTAAGCACTAAAGTAAGCATTATTTTTATACGGTGTTGTACGCAGGCTTTTTCGTTCGTTTTATGATTCGTATTAAATTCGGAATAATTGAAATGATTACACTCGTTCCTAAAATCATTCCATAATTTATTTCATTCCAATTTAATTTTCTAATTCCGTCATTACAAGCAGTACATTCTATAATTTTCATATTTGCGTCAACTGCTGAAATTCCGATTAATATTATTACAAAAATTAAAATGCTTAAAATTCCGTTTTTCAACATTTGAGTAAGTTCTTGATTCAAATTTTCGAGCGTCAAAATCAGCAATCCAATTCCGAAAGTGATAAAATAAAATTTGTTTGAGAAAACATAAAAGTTCTTTCCTATAAATTTAATTTTGTCAGACGTTGACCATTTAAAAATATCTTGAATTACTCCACGAAAAAAAGATTCAGAATAGAATGCGATTCCAATTCCGATTATAAATGCTAAAATTCCAAATGTTATTTTTTTTTTCAATTTGAATGAGTTTTTCCGCTTGCGTACAACGTACTTGTATATGAATAGTAGCGGATTAAACGCACGAACCAAACGATTAAGAGCAGAATTAAATTAATATTATTAACACTTAAATAAAGACCTAAACCGCTATTATTTTTATACGGTGTTAGGCACTGTATAAATTATGGAAAAAAGAATAACAACAATCGCAAAATTAATTGTAGGAACAATAGGCTTAGGATTAATAATATGGAAAGCAAGTTGGATAATTGCTTTAGGCATATTTCTATTGATGTGGGCAAACAATATGGATTACCAACAAAGGAAATAATTTTTATTGTGCCTAACGTGTTTGTGTATGATTTCGTTGCGTGGTTTAAGCACTAAAGTTAGCAAATAAATCACAGATAGAAAGTCCGCGAGGACTTTCGTAAGTAGGCTAGAACTAGCAATGAATTATACACGTTGTTGCC
This window encodes:
- a CDS encoding DUF4288 domain-containing protein — translated: MKNVEKISNKNGNWYIVEIIEKCEPVERNEKQELRRVTTWGNHHLIKADSPEKAFDKAVKLGKEAEYKFTNSDKIEMEWIFVGIGELLPVYEDIEDGAELMWNDYGFISNRRTMRMPYKKKELMKLIKPKQQPNK